A genomic region of Candidatus Dormiibacterota bacterium contains the following coding sequences:
- a CDS encoding DUF3465 domain-containing protein produces MNLVTAYHASAPTQVDFAATVEGPPHFFYGRRSHAEHESFWVRSAAGPIEVIDNVNLAPPIAVRRGDSVEVAGVMVHDPGHIPRVHWTHHDPSGRHPGGFIRWRGRLYA; encoded by the coding sequence ATGAATCTCGTCACCGCCTACCACGCGAGCGCGCCGACGCAGGTCGATTTCGCCGCCACCGTCGAGGGCCCGCCGCACTTCTTCTACGGACGCCGCAGCCATGCGGAGCACGAGTCGTTTTGGGTGCGCAGCGCCGCCGGTCCGATCGAGGTGATCGACAACGTGAACCTCGCGCCGCCGATTGCGGTGCGACGCGGCGACAGCGTCGAGGTCGCGGGCGTCATGGTACACGATCCAGGCCATATACCCCGCGTTCATTGGACGCACCACGATCCGAGCGGACGCCATCCGGGCGGGTTCATCCGGTGGCGCGGGAGGCTCTATGCGTAG
- a CDS encoding GNAT family N-acetyltransferase — MTRDDKTISSPRLYLAPVGASNAETLWRLMQTPELRTYQDLPTMARSQFVGLVSAHTRHPGLNGPGRYEWLIERVEDGSLLGWVSLRVAEGTSDNGEIGYSLLQEYRGRGYATEAVRALVDAAFQRARLRRVRAYCLPENARSRALLARIGFREDGRLKHGALLRGRAVDVLCYTLNNPLSLAST, encoded by the coding sequence ATGACCCGCGACGACAAGACCATCTCGAGTCCGCGCCTGTACCTCGCGCCCGTCGGGGCGTCCAACGCCGAGACGCTCTGGCGCTTGATGCAGACGCCCGAGTTGCGCACCTATCAGGATTTGCCGACGATGGCGCGCTCGCAGTTCGTCGGCCTCGTCTCCGCGCACACGCGGCACCCCGGATTGAACGGCCCGGGCCGCTACGAATGGCTGATCGAACGCGTCGAGGACGGAAGTCTCCTGGGCTGGGTCTCGTTGCGCGTGGCCGAGGGCACTTCAGATAATGGAGAGATCGGCTACAGCCTACTCCAGGAGTATCGCGGCCGCGGCTACGCGACCGAAGCGGTGCGCGCGCTGGTCGACGCGGCCTTTCAGCGGGCACGCCTGCGCCGCGTGCGCGCGTACTGTCTGCCGGAGAACGCACGCTCGCGCGCGCTTCTCGCGCGCATCGGTTTTCGCGAGGACGGGCGCTTGAAGCACGGGGCCTTGCTGCGCGGCCGCGCCGTCGACGTGCTCTGCTACACGCTGAACAACCCCTTGTCCCTCGCGTCAACCTGA
- a CDS encoding carbon storage regulator, with protein sequence MRESIYIGDDIRIVVIEIKHNVVKLGIEAPQGVSVLRSELREGERVANAIIRGEIPSGSVERSERT encoded by the coding sequence GTGCGCGAGTCGATTTACATCGGCGATGACATTCGCATCGTCGTGATCGAGATCAAGCACAACGTCGTCAAACTGGGAATCGAGGCGCCGCAGGGCGTTTCGGTGCTGCGCTCCGAGCTACGCGAGGGGGAGCGTGTCGCAAACGCCATCATCCGCGGCGAGATCCCGAGCGGCAGCGTCGAGCGCAGCGAACGCACGTAA
- a CDS encoding cysteine dioxygenase family protein — MMQTGLVSLDEFVSAVLGFADYGFATEPMMRLLTEVRIRDADVARYVNVDPAGEYTRTLIHRTPEVEVLALHWPTASSTPIHDHAGQRCWMVAHSGVFVVEDYRQIGGTRAPGHAVVERVATTPGVTVGMPDFRFERERDIHRVRVSPQCDGAISIHVYVRPYTSCLIFDEAAREAREMRVDTFNAPF; from the coding sequence ATGATGCAGACGGGGCTCGTTTCCTTAGATGAGTTCGTGTCGGCCGTGCTCGGCTTCGCCGATTACGGTTTTGCCACCGAACCGATGATGCGCTTGCTGACGGAAGTCAGGATTCGCGACGCGGACGTGGCGCGCTACGTCAATGTCGACCCGGCCGGCGAGTACACGCGCACGCTGATCCACCGCACGCCTGAGGTCGAAGTGCTCGCGCTGCACTGGCCGACGGCGAGCTCGACGCCGATTCACGACCATGCCGGGCAGCGCTGCTGGATGGTCGCGCACTCCGGCGTCTTCGTTGTCGAGGATTACCGGCAGATCGGCGGCACGCGCGCGCCCGGTCACGCCGTCGTGGAGCGCGTCGCGACGACGCCGGGCGTCACCGTCGGCATGCCGGATTTTCGCTTCGAGCGCGAGCGCGACATCCATCGCGTGCGCGTCTCGCCGCAGTGCGATGGTGCGATTTCGATTCACGTCTACGTCCGGCCGTACACGTCGTGCTTGATCTTCGACGAAGCCGCGCGCGAAGCGCGGGAGATGCGCGTCGATACCTTTAACGCTCCTTTTTAG
- the rpoB gene encoding DNA-directed RNA polymerase subunit beta: protein MPTGAFTVAVPPEPGPKRERHSFAKIPDVLEIPNLIELQKASFHWFQTEGLGEAFASISPIKDFTGNLILEFGEHSLGEPKYSIEECRERDMTYSAPLRVRVRLITAESGEIKGIPDQEIFMGDFPLMTDKGTFMINGAERVIVSQLVRSPGVYYSQDVDTNARPTFNATVIPNRGAWIEFETDNGTKNDETDGTIGVRIDKNRKIYVSTFIRALARPDMDADWASDEAILKLFTDLYPKKRPVDANALPAAPVKISKKDEEAKGRERDLRALFERLFPDREPDNFILNSLVKDAEVSTREDALKEIYKKLRPGEPENADNAEKLLESLFFDEKRYDLAGVGRYKLNAKFHYQIPNPNVEERVERPYVAIDEYAGAGLQEPSGDTRCLTRPDMIAVIRRLVRVATGAIRKDDIDHLGNRRVRSVGELLQNQFRVGLLRLERVVRERMTVQDIETVTPQALINIRPVVAAIKEFFGSSQLSQFMDQTNSLAELTHKRRLSALGPGGLSRERAGFEVRDVHHSHYGRICPIETPEGPNIGLIGSLATYARVNKFGFLETPYRVVRSGIVTDEIVYLTADREDEFIIGQANTPVDPKGGRITADTVICRYVEEYIEEPASRVQLMDVSPKQIVSIATALIPFLEHDDANRALMGANMQRQAVPLLKSSAPIVGTGMEYRAAKDSGSLVVSDVNGTVTSVDAKAIGLKTDNGDEKSFELLKFVRSNAGTCINQSPIVSIGDKVVPGQVLADGPSSDQGELALGQNVLVAFMPWEGYNYEDAILISERMVKEDRFTSIHIEEYECEARDTKLGPEEITRDIPNVGEDALKDLDERGIIRIGAEVRPEDILVGKVTPKGETELTAEERLLRAIFGEKSREVRDTSLKVPHGEKGKIIDVKVFSRENGDELSPGVNHLVRVYVAQKRKILQGDKMAGRHGNKGVIAKVLPEEDMPYMEDGSPVDIVLNPLGVPSRMNLGQILETHLGWAAHMLGMQVATPVFDGAHAEDISEWLQDAGLPQDGKTWLRDGRTGDRFSRPVTVGMIYMLKLAHLVDDKIHARSTGPYSMITQQPLGGKAQFGGQRFGEMEVWALEAYGAAYTLQELLTVKSDDVIGRVKTYEAIVKGENVMEPGVPESFKVLIKELQSLALDVKVLTENREEVEVKIAGDDMTEREREEFGLLMGEEDLRISQTAVAAAEAIAEAGEVPDVVEEEEEEEEIDDSKPIDIAKPIPAPPPARTPAIDEAFEEGETELKHTDEDEGVQGYELEDEEEVEPEEESPAFEGDEETPFHEPGADFTQEEN, encoded by the coding sequence ATGCCGACGGGGGCGTTCACGGTCGCGGTTCCCCCGGAACCGGGGCCGAAGCGGGAGCGGCACAGTTTTGCGAAGATCCCCGATGTCCTCGAGATCCCGAACCTCATCGAGCTGCAGAAGGCGAGCTTCCATTGGTTCCAGACCGAGGGGCTCGGCGAAGCCTTTGCCTCGATATCGCCCATCAAGGACTTCACCGGTAACCTGATCCTCGAGTTCGGCGAGCACTCGCTCGGCGAGCCCAAGTACTCGATTGAAGAGTGCCGCGAACGCGACATGACGTACAGCGCGCCCCTGCGCGTGCGCGTCCGCTTGATCACGGCCGAGTCGGGCGAGATCAAGGGCATCCCCGACCAAGAGATCTTCATGGGCGATTTCCCGCTCATGACCGACAAGGGCACGTTCATGATCAACGGCGCGGAGCGCGTGATCGTGAGCCAGCTCGTGCGCTCGCCCGGCGTCTACTACAGCCAAGACGTCGACACGAACGCGCGCCCGACGTTCAACGCGACGGTCATTCCGAACCGCGGCGCTTGGATCGAGTTCGAGACCGACAATGGCACGAAGAACGACGAGACAGACGGCACGATCGGCGTGCGCATCGACAAGAACCGCAAGATCTACGTCTCGACCTTCATTCGCGCGCTCGCGCGCCCGGATATGGATGCCGATTGGGCAAGCGACGAAGCGATTCTGAAGCTCTTCACCGATCTCTATCCCAAGAAGCGCCCCGTCGACGCCAACGCTCTCCCCGCGGCGCCGGTGAAGATCTCGAAGAAGGACGAAGAGGCGAAGGGACGCGAGCGCGATTTGCGCGCGCTCTTCGAGCGGCTCTTCCCGGATCGCGAGCCGGACAACTTCATCCTCAACTCACTCGTCAAGGACGCCGAGGTCTCGACGCGGGAAGACGCGCTCAAGGAGATCTACAAGAAGCTGCGTCCGGGCGAGCCCGAGAATGCGGATAACGCCGAGAAGCTCCTGGAGTCGCTCTTCTTCGACGAGAAGCGCTACGATCTCGCGGGCGTCGGCCGCTACAAGCTCAATGCCAAGTTCCACTATCAGATTCCCAACCCGAACGTCGAGGAGCGTGTGGAGCGTCCGTACGTCGCGATCGACGAGTACGCGGGCGCCGGCCTCCAGGAGCCTTCGGGCGATACGCGTTGCCTGACGCGCCCAGACATGATCGCGGTCATCCGCCGCCTCGTGCGCGTCGCGACCGGTGCGATCCGTAAGGATGACATCGACCACCTCGGCAACCGCCGCGTGCGCTCGGTCGGCGAGCTTCTGCAGAACCAGTTCCGCGTCGGCCTCTTGCGCCTCGAGCGCGTCGTGCGCGAGCGCATGACCGTGCAAGACATCGAGACGGTGACGCCGCAGGCGCTTATCAACATCCGCCCGGTCGTTGCCGCGATCAAAGAGTTCTTCGGCTCCTCGCAGCTCTCGCAGTTCATGGATCAAACGAACTCGCTCGCGGAGCTGACTCACAAGCGCCGCCTCTCAGCCCTCGGGCCGGGCGGCCTCTCGCGCGAGCGAGCCGGCTTCGAAGTGCGCGACGTCCATCACTCGCACTACGGGCGCATCTGCCCGATCGAGACGCCGGAAGGTCCGAACATCGGCCTCATCGGCTCGCTCGCGACGTACGCGCGCGTGAACAAGTTCGGCTTCCTCGAGACGCCGTACCGCGTCGTGCGTAGCGGCATCGTCACCGACGAGATCGTCTACCTCACGGCCGACCGTGAGGACGAGTTCATCATCGGTCAAGCCAATACGCCGGTCGATCCCAAGGGCGGCCGCATCACGGCCGACACGGTGATCTGCCGCTACGTCGAGGAGTACATCGAAGAGCCCGCCTCGCGCGTGCAGCTGATGGACGTCTCGCCGAAGCAGATCGTCTCGATCGCTACGGCGTTGATCCCCTTCCTCGAGCACGACGACGCGAACCGCGCGCTCATGGGCGCGAACATGCAACGCCAGGCGGTGCCGCTGCTCAAGAGCAGCGCGCCGATCGTCGGCACGGGCATGGAGTACCGCGCGGCCAAGGACTCCGGCTCCCTCGTCGTCTCCGACGTGAACGGAACGGTTACGAGCGTCGACGCCAAGGCGATCGGGCTCAAAACCGACAATGGCGACGAAAAGAGCTTCGAGTTGCTCAAGTTCGTGCGCTCCAACGCCGGCACGTGCATCAATCAGAGCCCGATCGTGAGCATCGGCGACAAAGTCGTGCCCGGCCAGGTGCTCGCCGACGGTCCGTCCTCGGATCAGGGCGAGCTCGCGCTCGGGCAGAACGTGCTCGTCGCGTTCATGCCGTGGGAAGGCTACAACTACGAAGACGCCATTCTCATCAGCGAGCGCATGGTCAAGGAAGATCGCTTTACCTCGATCCACATCGAGGAGTACGAGTGCGAAGCGCGCGACACGAAGCTCGGGCCCGAGGAGATCACGCGCGACATTCCCAACGTCGGTGAGGACGCCCTCAAGGATCTCGACGAGCGTGGCATCATCCGCATCGGCGCGGAGGTGCGCCCGGAAGATATCCTCGTCGGCAAAGTGACGCCCAAAGGCGAGACCGAGCTTACGGCCGAGGAACGGCTTCTGCGCGCGATCTTCGGCGAGAAGTCGCGCGAAGTCCGCGACACGAGCTTGAAAGTACCGCACGGCGAGAAGGGCAAGATCATCGACGTCAAGGTTTTCTCGCGCGAGAACGGCGACGAGCTCTCACCCGGCGTGAACCACTTGGTGCGCGTCTACGTCGCGCAGAAGCGCAAGATTCTGCAAGGCGACAAGATGGCGGGGCGCCACGGCAACAAGGGCGTCATCGCCAAGGTGCTGCCGGAAGAGGACATGCCCTACATGGAGGATGGCAGTCCGGTCGACATCGTGCTCAACCCGCTCGGCGTGCCGTCGCGTATGAATCTCGGGCAGATTCTCGAGACGCATCTCGGCTGGGCCGCGCACATGCTCGGCATGCAGGTGGCGACGCCCGTCTTCGACGGCGCGCACGCCGAGGACATCAGCGAATGGCTGCAGGACGCGGGCTTGCCGCAAGACGGCAAGACGTGGTTGCGCGACGGCCGCACCGGAGATCGTTTCAGCCGCCCGGTGACCGTCGGCATGATCTACATGCTCAAGCTCGCGCATCTCGTCGACGACAAGATCCACGCGCGCTCGACCGGCCCGTACTCGATGATCACGCAACAGCCGCTCGGCGGCAAAGCGCAGTTCGGCGGGCAGCGCTTCGGCGAAATGGAAGTCTGGGCGCTCGAAGCCTATGGTGCTGCGTACACGCTTCAAGAGCTGCTCACGGTGAAGTCCGACGACGTCATCGGCCGCGTAAAGACGTACGAAGCGATCGTCAAGGGCGAGAACGTGATGGAGCCGGGCGTTCCGGAGTCGTTCAAGGTGCTCATCAAGGAGCTGCAGTCGCTCGCGCTCGACGTCAAGGTGCTCACAGAGAACCGCGAAGAGGTCGAGGTCAAGATCGCCGGCGACGACATGACGGAACGCGAGCGCGAAGAGTTCGGCTTGCTGATGGGCGAGGAAGACCTGCGCATCTCGCAAACCGCGGTCGCCGCCGCGGAAGCGATCGCGGAAGCCGGCGAAGTGCCCGACGTGGTCGAGGAAGAGGAAGAAGAGGAAGAGATCGACGACAGCAAGCCGATCGACATCGCGAAACCGATTCCCGCACCGCCGCCCGCGCGCACGCCCGCGATCGACGAAGCCTTCGAAGAAGGCGAGACCGAGTTAAAGCACACCGACGAAGACGAGGGGGTTCAAGGCTACGAGCTCGAGGACGAAGAGGAAGTCGAGCCCGAAGAAGAGTCACCCGCGTTCGAAGGCGATGAAGAAACGCCGTTCCACGAACCCGGTGCGGACTTCACACAAGAAGAGAACTAG
- a CDS encoding UPF0149 family protein translates to MIVHDRLTAAERDELEALMQARNPGGSHGGSITWLHGLLTAVLSGPLVPPSQWVPFVFGGLEGPGWADIEQAQRGMTLLMRFHNEVAADLQSEDNFRIMIDRIGEPPDTVDYADDWCAGYMDWVGEHMDDWTNATESAEITKCFTPILNLCEPDEDDVLDPVRQPKRYRKALDALADCALDIYDWWQAYLASHRAPAAPIRRTAAKVRANDPCPCGSAKKYKRCCSPLRPLE, encoded by the coding sequence ATGATTGTGCACGATCGCCTTACGGCCGCGGAGCGTGACGAGCTTGAAGCGCTGATGCAGGCGCGCAATCCCGGCGGCTCGCACGGCGGCTCCATTACGTGGCTACACGGGCTGCTGACCGCCGTTCTCTCGGGTCCGCTCGTGCCGCCTTCCCAATGGGTACCGTTCGTGTTCGGCGGGCTCGAAGGCCCCGGTTGGGCAGATATCGAGCAGGCGCAGCGCGGAATGACCTTGCTCATGCGGTTTCACAATGAGGTCGCCGCGGATCTGCAATCGGAAGACAACTTTCGCATCATGATCGACCGCATCGGCGAACCGCCGGACACCGTCGACTATGCCGACGATTGGTGCGCGGGCTACATGGATTGGGTCGGCGAACACATGGACGATTGGACCAACGCGACGGAGAGCGCCGAGATCACGAAGTGCTTTACGCCGATTCTCAATCTGTGCGAACCCGACGAAGACGACGTCCTCGATCCGGTGCGCCAGCCGAAGCGCTATCGCAAGGCGCTCGATGCGCTTGCCGACTGCGCTCTCGATATTTACGACTGGTGGCAGGCGTACCTCGCATCTCATCGCGCACCCGCAGCGCCGATACGACGCACGGCCGCCAAAGTGCGGGCAAACGATCCTTGTCCTTGCGGTAGCGCAAAAAAGTATAAGCGCTGCTGCTCGCCGCTGCGGCCGCTAGAATAA
- a CDS encoding AbrB/MazE/SpoVT family DNA-binding domain-containing protein, whose amino-acid sequence MPITISRWGNSLGVRLPKDALARAHLREGDALLVEATEEGLLLRAAARSNLETLLAAITPENLHGETETGSPVGKELW is encoded by the coding sequence GTGCCCATAACGATTTCGCGCTGGGGGAACAGCCTGGGCGTCCGCCTTCCGAAAGATGCGCTCGCTCGTGCGCATCTGCGCGAAGGGGACGCGCTTCTGGTCGAGGCCACCGAAGAGGGGCTTCTCCTGAGAGCCGCGGCTCGCTCGAATCTCGAGACGCTCCTAGCGGCGATCACACCGGAGAACCTCCACGGCGAGACCGAGACCGGCAGCCCTGTCGGGAAGGAGCTGTGGTGA
- the mazF gene encoding endoribonuclease MazF, protein MSQDYVPDAGHVIWIDFDPQAGREQRGHRPALVLSPASYNAKTSLLLACPITASAKGYPFEVALRSTPSAKGVVLSDHVKSLDWRARRARFKARATSQTTQAVREKLATLLGGV, encoded by the coding sequence GTGAGCCAAGACTACGTTCCGGACGCCGGCCATGTGATCTGGATCGATTTCGATCCTCAAGCAGGGCGCGAGCAACGCGGGCACCGGCCGGCGCTCGTGCTATCACCTGCCTCGTACAACGCGAAGACGTCGCTGCTTCTCGCTTGCCCCATCACCGCCAGCGCAAAGGGGTATCCGTTTGAAGTTGCATTGAGAAGCACGCCGAGCGCAAAGGGCGTTGTGCTCTCGGATCACGTCAAATCGCTCGATTGGCGCGCTCGGCGCGCGCGGTTCAAGGCGAGGGCCACATCGCAGACAACGCAAGCCGTCCGGGAAAAACTTGCTACGTTGCTCGGCGGCGTTTAG
- a CDS encoding PIN domain-containing protein yields the protein MAFMAGSLPGEFHADPADRLIVATAIVRGLRLVTRDRRILDYAKRSRSFPAAAC from the coding sequence ATCGCGTTCATGGCAGGATCGCTGCCGGGCGAGTTCCACGCGGATCCCGCCGACCGCCTCATCGTGGCAACGGCGATCGTACGGGGCTTGCGCTTGGTGACGCGCGATCGCCGCATTCTCGACTACGCGAAGCGGAGCCGTTCGTTTCCCGCAGCCGCCTGCTGA
- a CDS encoding type II toxin-antitoxin system Phd/YefM family antitoxin: MKQVNIHDAKTHFSALIADVQEGESVVIAKAGKPVAKLTRALERPAKRELGYDEGLEYWIAPDFDEYVPEEFGAYAR; the protein is encoded by the coding sequence GTGAAACAGGTCAACATTCACGACGCCAAGACGCATTTCTCTGCACTGATCGCAGACGTTCAAGAAGGCGAGAGCGTCGTGATTGCCAAGGCCGGCAAACCGGTCGCAAAGCTGACGCGTGCGCTGGAGCGCCCGGCGAAGCGCGAGCTCGGATATGACGAAGGCTTGGAGTACTGGATCGCGCCCGACTTCGACGAGTACGTACCAGAAGAGTTCGGCGCATACGCGCGATGA
- a CDS encoding type II toxin-antitoxin system VapC family toxin, translated as MKLLLDTHCWLWLGLEPKRLGRKTRALLTDLANETHLSVASVWEIVLKDARGKLRLPMQAATYVRTRLRISQTIPLGVTLDHVLAVGQLPDIHRDPFDRLLVAQAHVENMTIVTADRRIARYNVLVHDAGS; from the coding sequence ATGAAGCTGTTGCTCGATACGCATTGCTGGCTTTGGCTCGGCCTCGAGCCAAAGCGGCTGGGCCGCAAGACGCGCGCCCTGCTCACCGATCTCGCGAACGAGACGCATCTCTCGGTCGCGAGTGTGTGGGAAATCGTCTTGAAGGATGCGCGCGGCAAGCTCCGCCTACCAATGCAAGCGGCGACCTACGTCCGAACGCGGCTGCGCATTTCGCAGACAATCCCACTCGGCGTCACGCTCGATCACGTGCTCGCCGTCGGCCAGCTGCCGGATATCCATCGGGATCCCTTCGACCGTCTGCTCGTGGCGCAGGCGCACGTCGAGAATATGACGATCGTCACCGCCGATCGGAGAATCGCTCGATACAACGTCCTCGTCCACGATGCAGGCTCCTAG
- the rpsB gene encoding 30S ribosomal protein S2, whose protein sequence is MSVISMKELLEAGVHFGHQTRRWNPKMKPYIFQERNGIYIIDLALTVQKLRETYAAVKQMAVAGKVILFVGTKKQAQEVIREEAERAGTFFVNQRWLGGTLTNFATIQKRINRLRELENMKLQGDFDRLPKKEVAKLQEEMGKLERFLGGIKDMHRLPDALFIVDPKKERIAVLEARKLKIPIIAIIDTNCDPEEIDYPIPGNDDAIRAVKLMVSKIADAIIEGRTETESAYEEQRYATPYAYGEEPAHVETGTIQ, encoded by the coding sequence GTGTCCGTCATCAGCATGAAAGAGCTCCTCGAGGCAGGAGTCCACTTCGGTCACCAAACGCGCCGCTGGAATCCGAAGATGAAGCCGTATATCTTCCAAGAGCGTAACGGCATCTACATCATCGATCTCGCGCTCACCGTGCAGAAGCTGCGCGAGACGTACGCCGCCGTCAAGCAGATGGCCGTAGCCGGCAAAGTCATTCTCTTCGTGGGGACCAAGAAGCAAGCGCAAGAGGTGATCCGCGAAGAGGCGGAGCGCGCCGGCACGTTCTTCGTCAATCAGCGTTGGCTCGGCGGCACGCTCACGAACTTCGCGACGATCCAGAAGCGCATCAATCGCCTGCGCGAGCTCGAAAACATGAAGCTCCAGGGCGACTTCGATCGCCTTCCCAAGAAAGAGGTCGCGAAGCTCCAAGAGGAGATGGGCAAGCTCGAGCGCTTTCTGGGCGGCATCAAGGACATGCATCGCCTGCCCGACGCGCTCTTCATCGTCGACCCGAAGAAAGAGCGCATCGCCGTGCTCGAGGCGCGCAAGCTGAAGATTCCGATCATCGCGATCATCGACACGAACTGCGACCCGGAGGAGATCGACTATCCGATTCCCGGCAACGACGACGCGATACGCGCCGTGAAGCTGATGGTAAGCAAGATCGCCGACGCGATCATCGAGGGCAGAACTGAGACGGAGAGCGCGTACGAAGAGCAGCGATACGCTACGCCGTACGCCTACGGCGAAGAGCCCGCCCACGTCGAAACCGGAACCATACAGTAA
- the tsf gene encoding translation elongation factor Ts, which translates to MAYQPKAEEIKGLRELTDAPMMDCRKALVEADGDVARARQLLLERGAAQAQKKAERVANEGVVASYIHAGGKIGVLVEVNSETDFVARNPKFAELARDVAMHIAAMSPRYVDRTAVPAEEVSRVRAQLRDEVPANKPAEIAEKIVEGKLNKWYEETVLLDQPFVKDDDMTVGDRINAAVGALGENIRIRRFAKFALGEE; encoded by the coding sequence ATGGCGTATCAACCGAAAGCCGAGGAAATAAAAGGCCTGCGGGAGTTGACCGACGCCCCGATGATGGATTGCCGCAAGGCGCTCGTCGAGGCGGACGGCGACGTTGCGCGCGCGAGGCAGCTCTTGCTGGAGCGCGGCGCCGCGCAGGCGCAGAAGAAGGCCGAGCGCGTCGCCAACGAAGGCGTCGTCGCGAGCTACATACACGCGGGCGGAAAGATCGGCGTGCTCGTCGAGGTCAATAGCGAGACCGACTTCGTCGCTCGCAACCCGAAGTTCGCGGAGCTGGCGCGTGACGTTGCGATGCATATCGCGGCGATGTCGCCGCGCTACGTCGATCGCACGGCCGTGCCGGCAGAGGAGGTATCGCGCGTGCGCGCGCAGCTGCGCGACGAAGTTCCTGCGAACAAGCCGGCAGAGATCGCCGAGAAGATCGTCGAGGGCAAGCTCAACAAATGGTACGAGGAGACGGTACTCCTCGATCAGCCTTTCGTGAAGGACGACGATATGACGGTGGGCGATCGAATCAACGCCGCTGTCGGAGCATTGGGCGAAAACATCCGCATCCGGCGCTTTGCGAAGTTCGCGCTGGGAGAGGAGTAG
- the pyrH gene encoding UMP kinase: MADRKYSRVLLKISGEAFAENGIGVDVARTRAMAEEIADTSREGVSIAIVVGGGNIWRGKVHEDAGMDRATADYMGMLATVINALALQDALERMKVPSRVQTAIAMHQIAEPYIRRRAIRHLEKGRIVIFAAGTGNPYFTTDTTAALRAVEVGAQAILKATKVDGIYSADPKKDRNAIRLDRLDYMDVLQRGLEVMDSTAMALCMDNSLPIIVFDMSVRGNIRRVVHGDAIGSYVGAPL; the protein is encoded by the coding sequence TTGGCCGACCGCAAGTACTCGCGCGTGTTGCTGAAGATCTCGGGCGAAGCGTTCGCCGAGAACGGTATCGGCGTCGACGTCGCCCGGACGCGAGCGATGGCCGAGGAGATCGCGGACACGAGCCGCGAGGGCGTCTCCATTGCGATCGTCGTCGGCGGCGGCAATATCTGGCGCGGGAAGGTTCACGAGGACGCGGGCATGGATCGCGCGACCGCGGACTACATGGGCATGCTCGCGACCGTCATCAATGCGCTCGCGCTGCAGGACGCGCTCGAGCGCATGAAGGTGCCCTCGCGCGTCCAGACCGCGATCGCGATGCACCAGATAGCCGAGCCCTACATCCGGCGGCGTGCGATTCGCCATCTCGAGAAGGGGCGCATCGTCATCTTCGCAGCGGGCACGGGCAACCCGTACTTCACGACCGACACGACCGCCGCGCTGCGCGCGGTGGAAGTCGGGGCGCAAGCGATCCTCAAAGCCACGAAGGTCGACGGTATCTACTCCGCCGATCCCAAGAAGGACCGTAACGCCATCCGCTTGGACCGCCTCGACTACATGGACGTGCTGCAGCGCGGCCTCGAGGTGATGGATTCCACGGCGATGGCGCTCTGCATGGATAACAGCCTGCCGATCATCGTCTTCGACATGTCCGTACGCGGGAACATCCGCCGCGTCGTGCACGGCGATGCGATCGGCAGCTATGTGGGAGCCCCACTGTAG
- the frr gene encoding ribosome recycling factor: MSDPFFDDVESKMSKCVEACRAEFAAIRTGRANAALLDRIHVEAYGQPMPLKQVAGVSTPDARTIVISAWDKNVVGEIRKAIEKSDLGITPNIDGATIRLSVPQLTEERRKELVRVVKKKAEDSRVAVRNVRHHAHDGVKAQLKNGEITEDDNKRMTDQLQKVTDKYTKEIDALTAAKEKEIMEI; encoded by the coding sequence GTGAGCGACCCCTTTTTTGATGACGTCGAGTCAAAGATGAGCAAGTGCGTCGAAGCCTGCCGGGCCGAGTTCGCGGCGATTCGTACCGGGCGCGCGAATGCCGCGTTGCTCGACCGCATCCACGTCGAAGCGTACGGGCAGCCGATGCCGCTCAAACAGGTTGCCGGCGTCTCGACGCCGGACGCGCGCACCATCGTCATCAGCGCGTGGGACAAGAACGTCGTGGGCGAGATCCGCAAGGCGATCGAGAAGAGCGATCTCGGCATTACACCCAACATAGACGGTGCGACGATTCGTCTGAGCGTCCCGCAGCTCACTGAAGAGCGGCGTAAAGAGCTCGTGCGGGTCGTGAAGAAGAAGGCCGAAGACAGCCGAGTGGCGGTGCGCAACGTGCGCCACCACGCGCACGACGGCGTCAAGGCGCAGCTGAAGAACGGTGAGATCACCGAGGACGACAACAAGCGCATGACCGATCAGCTGCAGAAGGTGACGGACAAGTACACGAAAGAGATCGACGCGCTGACCGCCGCCAAAGAAAAAGAAATCATGGAGATCTGA